The Thermosipho melanesiensis BI429 sequence CCCTTACACACAAACACACCAATATGGATACATTAATATTCTTCGGATCAATTGCCGCATGGTCAACTTCTGTTTTATCTTTACTTGGAATTGAAATTGGTTCATTTGGTGCAATTGGAACTATGATTATTTCATTCCATTTACTTGGAAGATTCATAGAATCATATCTTAGGGATAAAGCAGCAAAAGAAATTAAAAGTCTTATAAACCTACAAGCAAAAGAAGCCAGAGTTATTTCAGAGAATAAAGAACTAATGCTACCTATTGAAGCTGTAAAAGAAGGAATGATTGTTTTAGTAAAACCGGGAGAGAGAATTCCGATAGATGGTGAAATAATTGATGGAAAATCTGGCATTGACGAATCAATGATTTCCGGTGAATCATTACCTGTGGAAAAAGGAATTGGTGATGAAGTAATCGGTGGTTCATTAAATTTAACAGGAGTGTTAAAAATCAAAGCAACAAAAATAGGTAAAGACTCTTTTCTTTCACAAATGATCAATCTAATAAAAGAAGCACAAGGAGCTAAAGTCCCAATCCAAGCACTTGCAGATAAAATAACCAATTGGTTTGTTCCTGTAATAATATCACTTGCAATATTTAGTGGTCTTTTCTGGTACTTTGGTTTTGAAAACTTTTATCCTCTCATAGAAAAAGCAAGTAATTATCTTCCGTGGATACTAAAAACCAATAATCCAGTTTCTTTCGGTATATTTGTATTCGTTGCAACAATCGTCATAGCATGTCCATGTGCACTCGGACTTGCTACACCTATGGCATTGATTACCGGTACAGGGCTTTCTGCAAAAAGAGGTCTTTTAATTAGAAATGCAGAATCAATACAAACAATGAAAGACATAAAGTACGTTTTAATGGATAAAACGGGAACAATTACCGAAGGACATCCAAGTGTCGTTGAACACAACTTAGATGAAATGACTTTAAAAATTGCTGCATCTATAGAAAAAAACTCAAATCATCCATTGGCAAAGGCTATTTCGGACCTTACAAATGAATATATACAAGTAGACAATATAAATGAAATTTCCGGTGAAGGAATAGTAGCCAATGTCAACGATATAGAATATTTTGTCGGAAAACCTCTTGATTATTCAAAATACTCAGAACTAACTGAAAAAGGATACACAGTAGTTGAAGTAAGGGAAAACAAAATTATAAAAGGGTATATAGTCATCGTAGATCCCATAAGACCTGATACAAAAAACTCAGTAAAAATTTTGAAGAATATTGGTATAACACCTATTATGGTAACAGGTGATAATGAAGAAACAGCAAGACAAGTTGCAAAGCAAGTGGACATCGAAACATATTATGCACAAGTAAAACCAAATGAAAAATTGGATATTATAAGAAAATACCAAGCTAAAGGACAAAAGGTCTTAATGGTTGGTGATGGAATGAACGATGCCGCAGCATTAAAAGGGGCAGATGTAGGTATAGCAATTGGAACTGGAACAGATCTTGCTATAGAAAACGCAGACATAATAATTACCAAAGAAGGGATTTCTAAAATAGTGGATGCAATAAAAATTTCACAACTTACTTTTAAAGTTATAAAACAAAATCTCTTTTGGGCATTCTTTTACAACATAATAGCAATCCCCATGGCTATGATGGGGTTATTACATCCTGCAATAGCAGAAGCTGCAATGGCTTTTAGTTCAATTACCGTTATACTCAACTCATCTAAAATAAACGAAAAAAGATACGTTAAAACACTTTTGGATAACGAAAAAAAAGCTTGTTGTATGTAAGGAGGTGATATATGTGTTATTTCTTTTGGCCTACAGGTTGGATAGGCGGAATAATCCAAATGATTCTCGGAATTATACTTCTTGAATTTTTAATATTCATTGGGTACAAAATAATAAACAATGTATTTTTAACAAACAATAATCCATTAAAAATTTTAAACGAAAAACTTGCAAAAGATGAAATTACAGAAGATGAATACTTAAAAATGAAAAAAATATTAAAAGAGAGATAAGATTATGATTAGAGTCTGTAAACATGTCATAGATTTTGAAAAAATTCTGGAGATTATTAAAGAACAAGAATACAATGTAGAAAATTGTGTGGATAGATGTGATATTTGTCGTGGAGAGAAAAAACCTTTTGTTATAAAAGACGAAGAAGTCTTAGTGGCGGATTCCTTTGAAGAATTTGAAAAATTAATGAAAGAATAGGAGTAGATTAAAATGGAAAAGTTCGAATTGAAAGTTCCAAATATGTCCTGTCATCACTGTGTTATGAGAATCACAAAGGCTTTAGAAGAATTGGGAGAAAAAAATTTCAAAGTAAAGTTAGAAGAAAAAACTGTTATAATTGAAACCTCAAATTTGGAGAAGGTAAAAGAAAAACTTTCAGAAATAGATTATCCCGTTTCAGAGATTAATAAAATATAAATAGCCCCAAAGGTGGGGCTATTTTTTATAACCTTATCTTTCCTTCGTACAATGGAAATCTTTCACACAAATCTCTTACCTTTTTCTGTACATCTTCTACTATACTATCATCTACATTCCCCTCTTCATCTTTCACATTTTCTAGTACTTTTACTATTAGTTCTGCTATTTCTTCCATTTCACTTTCTTTCATACCTCTTGTTGTAAGTGCAGGAGTACCAAGCCTTATTCCACTTGCAACAAATGGTGATCTTGTTTCATTTGGAATTGTGTTTTTATTAACGGTAACATGACATTTACCCAATGCTATTTCTGCTGCCTTTCCAGTAACATTAAGAGGATTTAAATCAACCAACATTAAATGCGTATCTGTACCACCAGAAACAATTCTTAATCCTCTTTTTTCCAATTCTTCTGCCAATTTCTTTGCGTTCTTTACAACTTGATTTTGATATGCTTTAAACTCATCGGTCAACGCTTCTTTGAAACAAACAGCTTTTGCAGCAATAACATGCATCAAAGGACCACCTTGAATACCAGGAAAGATAGATTTATTTATTGCCTTGTAAAGTTCTTTATCGTTTGTAAGAATCATACCACCTCTTGGTCCCCTTAAGGTTTTATGCGTGGTACTTGTAACAATATGTGCATACTCTGCGGGGTTTGGATAAATACCTGCAGCAACAAGTCCAGCAAAATGTGCCATATCCACAATTAAATAAGCTCCAACCTCATCAGCTATTTCCCTAAATCTCTTAAAATCTATTATTTTAGAATATGCACTTCCACCTGCTATAATGATTTTTGGTTTGTGCTTTAAAGCAAGTTCTCTTACTTCATCATAATTAATTACTTCTGTCTCAGAATCAACTCCATAAGATACCACGTTATATATCCTTCCAGAAAAGTTAACAGGCGCACCATGGGTAAGATGTCCTCCGTGACTCAAAGACATCCCCATTATTGTGTCACCAGGTTCTGAAACAGCAAAATACGCACCCATGTTTGCCTGTGAACCAGAGTGTGGTTGTACATTTGCATACTTCACATTGAACAATTCTTTTGCCCTATCTCTTGCTAATTTTTCTGCAACGTCAACCCATTCACATCCTCCGTAATACCTTCTACCTGGGTAACCCTCTGCATATTTATTTGTTAAAACACTACCCATGGCTTCTATTACCGCAAGAGATGCAAAATTTTCAGATGCAATAAGTTCTAGTCCATATTCCTGTCTATCCCATTCTTTTAATATAACTTCGTATATCTCAGGATCAACTTTTTTTACATTTTCCCACACACTTATCCCTCCTATCAAAGTTGTTCAGTTATATTCTAACATTAATAACAACGTTTAAAAGCTCCAAAATTACCATTTATTCTCAATTTTCAACAAAATTCAACAACAAACTCCATTTTTTTTTTATTCTGTTAGCTATGAAAACTAATATAAAAATCAATCAAAATTTTAAAAAATACGTTTAGCGTTTATTTCATATGAATTTACTCCCGATCAAAAAAATCTCACAAACAAAGCATTCAATAACATTCCACACTCATAAATTAAAATAAATCACATTTAAAATTAACACAAAAACAAAATTGACGAAATACAATTTTGTTGGTATAATAAAGGCACAAAATCAAAGATTTAGGAGGGATAGGTATGAAGTTGAAAAAAGGTTTTACTTTGGTTGAACTTTTGATAGTTTTGGCAGTTATTGCTGCATTGTTATCTGTTGCAACACCTCTTGCAATTAACGCAGTTAAAAGCGCAAAAGCAAGTCAAGTAGCACAGAACTTCAGATCAATAAAATCCGCTATTGAAAATTATTTCAACACAGAAACTCCTAGCGATCCCACAAATATTCAAAACAGCGATTTGGAAAACGGTTATATAAACAGTTTTCCAGCAAACTTTTCATTTACAATTTCAGATTCCGGAAATGGTGTTTATACGGTAACCATCACGTACACAGGAAAAGAC is a genomic window containing:
- a CDS encoding type II secretion system protein, with protein sequence MKLKKGFTLVELLIVLAVIAALLSVATPLAINAVKSAKASQVAQNFRSIKSAIENYFNTETPSDPTNIQNSDLENGYINSFPANFSFTISDSGNGVYTVTITYTGKDVALDKVQKAGLKEVAQNGDNLELTFDLQKWW
- a CDS encoding heavy-metal-associated domain-containing protein encodes the protein MEKFELKVPNMSCHHCVMRITKALEELGEKNFKVKLEEKTVIIETSNLEKVKEKLSEIDYPVSEINKI
- a CDS encoding SHOCT domain-containing protein, coding for MCYFFWPTGWIGGIIQMILGIILLEFLIFIGYKIINNVFLTNNNPLKILNEKLAKDEITEDEYLKMKKILKER
- a CDS encoding heavy metal translocating P-type ATPase; translation: MEEKTSFTITGMTCANCARTIEKALLKSEDIEFAAVNLATNTGFVVGKNIDMEKIKKIVESVGYGISDKPAEKIEEERYKRIKKNLIVSLIFTIPISILMIINMFFQKISYFTFLETVFGAIVTFYAGRDTIKGAWIALTHKHTNMDTLIFFGSIAAWSTSVLSLLGIEIGSFGAIGTMIISFHLLGRFIESYLRDKAAKEIKSLINLQAKEARVISENKELMLPIEAVKEGMIVLVKPGERIPIDGEIIDGKSGIDESMISGESLPVEKGIGDEVIGGSLNLTGVLKIKATKIGKDSFLSQMINLIKEAQGAKVPIQALADKITNWFVPVIISLAIFSGLFWYFGFENFYPLIEKASNYLPWILKTNNPVSFGIFVFVATIVIACPCALGLATPMALITGTGLSAKRGLLIRNAESIQTMKDIKYVLMDKTGTITEGHPSVVEHNLDEMTLKIAASIEKNSNHPLAKAISDLTNEYIQVDNINEISGEGIVANVNDIEYFVGKPLDYSKYSELTEKGYTVVEVRENKIIKGYIVIVDPIRPDTKNSVKILKNIGITPIMVTGDNEETARQVAKQVDIETYYAQVKPNEKLDIIRKYQAKGQKVLMVGDGMNDAAALKGADVGIAIGTGTDLAIENADIIITKEGISKIVDAIKISQLTFKVIKQNLFWAFFYNIIAIPMAMMGLLHPAIAEAAMAFSSITVILNSSKINEKRYVKTLLDNEKKACCM
- the glyA gene encoding serine hydroxymethyltransferase, giving the protein MWENVKKVDPEIYEVILKEWDRQEYGLELIASENFASLAVIEAMGSVLTNKYAEGYPGRRYYGGCEWVDVAEKLARDRAKELFNVKYANVQPHSGSQANMGAYFAVSEPGDTIMGMSLSHGGHLTHGAPVNFSGRIYNVVSYGVDSETEVINYDEVRELALKHKPKIIIAGGSAYSKIIDFKRFREIADEVGAYLIVDMAHFAGLVAAGIYPNPAEYAHIVTSTTHKTLRGPRGGMILTNDKELYKAINKSIFPGIQGGPLMHVIAAKAVCFKEALTDEFKAYQNQVVKNAKKLAEELEKRGLRIVSGGTDTHLMLVDLNPLNVTGKAAEIALGKCHVTVNKNTIPNETRSPFVASGIRLGTPALTTRGMKESEMEEIAELIVKVLENVKDEEGNVDDSIVEDVQKKVRDLCERFPLYEGKIRL